The following coding sequences are from one Dermacentor silvarum isolate Dsil-2018 chromosome 4, BIME_Dsil_1.4, whole genome shotgun sequence window:
- the LOC125944790 gene encoding sulfotransferase 2A8-like gives MSKTKPFTQKIDDADRDPHCEPRLVREALKFRAQKGDLVLHSFPKSGTHWVLYIVQLILKKGQPITSHGAFTQNVVHLGVTDPDDLQPSLPLRLFQSHFPIRKELINSEAKYIYVTRNPWDVCVSLYHMVTSLSAYRFQDGTFDDFFDAFLSEDVAGYGNYFNHVVSGYEVKDMNNVFFVTYENLTRDTRGTVLKLARFLGEGYAMDLEEDERLLRDLLERCSADQMRHVLVADLSPISNPRIEKVLWHLDEISKNEYKSKKYCYVRDAKVGGWKRYFSQEQLKRLEEAIKEVEKKSPVMELWGNIRKEATEMSAGK, from the coding sequence ATGTCGAAGACCAAGCCATTCACTCAAAAGATAGACGATGCCGATAGAGATCCGCATTGCGAGCCACGCCTCGTTAGAGAAGCGTTGAAGTTTCGTGCACAAAAAGGAGATTTAGTCCTACATTCGTTTCCGAAAAGCGGCACTCACTGGGTTCTTTATATTGTGCAGCTCATTCTAAAAAAAGGCCAACCAATCACAAGCCATGGTGCTTTCACGCAGAACGTAGTACATCTGGGAGTGACAGACCCTGACGACTTACAACCAAGCCTGCCACTACGTCTGTTCCAGTCCCACTTTCCCATAAGAAAGGAATTAATCAACAGCGAAGCAAAGTACATCTACGTGACGCGGAACCCGTGGGACGTCTGCGTGTCACTCTACCACATGGTGACCAGTCTCAGCGCCTACCGCTTCCAAGATGGCACATTTGATGACTTCTTTGATGCTTTTCTTAGCGAGGACGTCGCCGGTTACGGGAACTACTTTAATCATGTGGTTTCAGGATATGAAGTCAAGGACATGAACAACGTGTTTTTCGTCACTTATGAGAACTTGACAAGAGACACCCGAGGCACTGTGCTGAAGCTCGCGCGCTTCCTGGGAGAAGGTTACGCAATGGATTTGGAAGAAGATGAGCGGCTGCTTCGTGATTTACTTGAAAGATGTTCAGCGGATCAAATGAGACATGTACTGGTCGCGGACCTCAGCCCTATCTCAAATCCTCGCATCGAAAAAGTACTGTGGCACCTTGACGAAATTTCTAAGAATGAATACAAAAGCAAGAAGTACTGCTACGTAAGGGATGCCAAAGTGGGTGGATGGAAGAGATATTTTTCACAGGAACAGCTGAAGCGCCTGGAGGAAGCAATAAAAGAAGTAGAAAAAAAGTCGCCGGTAATGGAACTTTGGGGAAATATACGTAAAGAGGCCACCGAGATGTCGGCTGGGAAATAA